One part of the Vitis riparia cultivar Riparia Gloire de Montpellier isolate 1030 chromosome 15, EGFV_Vit.rip_1.0, whole genome shotgun sequence genome encodes these proteins:
- the LOC117932244 gene encoding probable serine/threonine-protein kinase cdc7 isoform X2, with protein sequence MAGLYLTNTEHCTLTAEDREKAWHILAILLSIGRPVRPEELALKCEFLGASPELVRFLCTVPSSPLLLMENGLVTASAPPVLQIGRRICTLKRSWNGDVKTYFRKRKGSAVDSMLWSVSKKRLNLPSENGESSRNLLQDPNGGQNNFPKENAITVIKNMNFLPVDLPSSEWNSQNLNEELAATPLLLDSNTENSIFSIKDVDHVDGKHENGTNGTICKDLMCSEHTSKCLNNIFNTGTDLNIPKLIQEERVLACKSGMGSALLMSKFGNAVSCEEAHHIELRNDSGVTATFCLKVDKQNTASAVKAGMSYIHSCEAPMQLVKDTRTQVEIKEGGLVNSGTSKEEKKNLDLLEKAAKNDQVLSKDSELQNSINIVNMEREQSKKVENHGMFPSDEGFSAQEHPTKSFVNLKAAQKIVLPSQSRVLLESNSPRLSDQCNISQKVISMSKKIKQSHKNNMHAKENIAAPEDMLEKKKLPHFESFVIEEEEGSGGYGTVYRAQRKDNGKQVALKCPHANAQTHYVYNELKMLERFGGRNFIIKYEGSFKGKTGECFVLEHVEHDRPEVLKREIDVFQLQWYGYCMFKALAYLHRQGVVHRDVKPGNFLFSRKLNKGYLIDFNLALDLQRKYASGSKSKSSFDHVPLPLSKSSPSTEDKKFMRGKFEGIVGSKATLEPNNMKKMANADPLKTHPDFGGRNIFRSQGADGSGITSTKDVTSTRTPSAERLREPLPSLGRKELISLAQHAMQGPNQDAINIPSSQRKRVAAPGKVDEKIVYLSPMPLHSMGVAVTGAGLMRSKGDGKHKKEGPCVGTKGFRAPEVLFRSLHQGSKVDIWSAGVTLLYLMVGRSPFVGDPKQNIKDIMKLRGSEDLWEVAKLHNRESSFPVELFDIQFLPSVELKHWCKLNTKRPEFFKLIPRSLFDLVDKCLTVNPRLRISAEEALRHEFFAPCHESLRKQRMLRQGLRLESGDSRSGHLEHANSQVSLDL encoded by the exons ATGGCGGGTTTGTATCTTACGAATACAGAGCACTGTACATTAACTGCAGAGGACAGAGAAAAAGCTTGGCATATCCTTGCAATTTTGTTGAGTATAGGTCGCCCTGTGCGTCCTGAAGAACTTGCTTTGAAATGTGAATTTTTGGGCGCATCACCAGAGTTGGTTCGATTCCTTTGTACAGTTCCTAGCTCACCTCTTCTTTTGATGGAGAATGGACTTGTTACAGCGTCCGCACCACCAGTTTTGCAGATTGGAAGGAGGATTTGTACCTTGAAAAGATCATGGAATGGTGATGTCAAGACATACTTCAGAAAGCGGAAGGGATCAGCAGTGGACTCCATGCTGTGGTCAGTGTCCAAAAAGAGATTGAATCTGCCTTCTGAAAATG GTGAAAGCAGTCGGAACTTGTTGCAGGACCCAAATGGGGGCCAAAACAACTTTCCCAAG GAAAATGCTATTACtgtgataaaaaatatgaattttctgCCAGTGGACCTGCCGTCCAGTGAATGGAACTCACAAAATTTGAATGAAGAGTTAGCTGCGACTCCCTTGCTTCTTGACTCCAATACTgagaattcaattttttctatCAAAGATGTTGACCATGTGGATGGCAAACATGAAAATGGTACAAATGGAACTATTTGTAAGGATCTCATGTGTTCTGAACATACATCCAAATGCCTGAATAACATTTTCAACACTGGAACAGATTTAAATATTCCCAAACTAATACAAGAGGAAAGAGTTCTAGCATGCAAGTCTGGTATGGGTTCAGCTCTTCTGATGAGTAAATTTGGAAATGCAGTATCATGCGAGGAAGCTCATCACATAGAATTACGAAATGATTCAGGTGTAACTGCTACATTTTGCCTTAAAGTAGACAAGCAGAACACTGCTTCAGCAGTGAAGGCTGGTATGAGTTATATTCATTCTTGTGAAGCTCCAATGCAGTTAGTGAAAGATACAAGAACCCAAGTGGAGATCAAGGAAGGTGGTTTAGTCAATTCTGGTACCTctaaagaagagaagaaaaaccttGATCTTCTGGAGAAGGCTGCTAAAAATGATCAAGTACTATCAAAAGATTCTGAATTACAAAACTCCATAAATATAGTGAATATGGAGAGAGAACAAAGTAAGAAAGTTGAGAATCATGGAATGTTTCCATCAGATGAAGGTTTTTCTGCTCAGGAGCACCCTACAAAATCATTTGTCAATCTGAAGGCAGCACAGAAGATTGTTTTACCTTCACAATCACGAGTCCTCTTGGAGTCAAACTCTCCCAGACTGTCAGATCAATGTAATATTAGCCAGAAAGTTATCTCCATGAGCAAGAAGATAAAGCAAAGTCATAAGAATAACATGCATGCTAAAGAAAATATTGCTGCTCCTGAG GACATGttggagaaaaagaaattacctcattttgaatcttttgtcatagaggaagaagaaggttcAG GTGGTTATGGCACTGTTTACAGGGCGCAGAGAAAGGATAATGGAAAACAAGTTGCTCTTAAAT GTCCCCATGCTAATGCTCAAACACATTATGTTTATAATGAGCTAAAAATGCTTGAACGGTTTGG GGGTAGGAACTTCATAATAAAGTATGAAGGCTCTTTCAAAGGCAAGACTGGTGAGTGCTTTGTTCTGGAGCATGTTGAGCATGACAGGCCTGAG gttttaaagAGAGAAATAGATGTATTTCAGCTTCAGTGGTATGGATATTGCATGTTTAAAGCCCTTGCATACCTACACAGGCAG GGAGTAGTACATAGAGATGTGAAGCCTGGCAACTTCCTTTTCTCTCGGAAGCTGAACAAAGGTTACCTCATTGATTTTAATCTAGCCCTG GATTTGCAGCGAAAGTATGCCAGTGGAA GTAAATCAAAATCAAGCTTTGATCATGTTCCTCTACCCCTCTCAAAATCTTCTCCATCAACCGAAGATAAGAAGTTCATGAGGGgtaaatttgaaggaattgtAGGCTCCAAGGCAACTCTTGAACCTAACAACATGAAGAAGATGGCTAATGCTGATCCATTAAAGACTCATCCTGACTTTGGTGGTAGGAACATATTTAGAAGCCAAGGCGCAGATGGCTCAGGTATTACCTCCACGAAGGATGTGACAAGTACTAGGACTCCTTCTGCAGAAAGGCTGAGGGAGCCCCTACCATCTTTGGGAAGGAAGGAGCTGATTAGCCTGGCACAGCATGCAATGCAAGGTCCAAATCAAGATGCCATAAATATTCCTTCTAGTCAAAGGAAAAGGGTTGCTGCTCCAGGCAAGGTGGAcgaaaaaattgtttatctGAGTCCAATGCCCCTGCACTCTATGGGTGTTGCTGTCACTGGTGCTGGTTTAATGAGAAGCAAAG GGGAtggaaaacataaaaaggaagGTCCTTGTGTTGGAACCAAGGGTTTCCGGGCTCCAGAG GTTTTGTTCAGATCTCTACATCAAGGCTCCAAGGTTGATATCTGGTCAGCTGGGGTTACTCTACTTTATCTAATGGTTGGAAGATCCCCATTTGTTGGAGATCCTAAACA GAATATAAAGGACATTATGAAGTTGAGGGGAAGTGAAGATCTATGGGAGGTGGCCAAGCTACACAATCGTGAATCGTCATTTCCAGTG GAATTGTTTGACATACAGTTCTTGCCATCGGTGGAATTAAAGCACTGGTGTAAGCTTAACACAAAAAGGCCAGAATTCTTCAAACTCATACCAAGATCACTCTTTGATCTTGTGGATAAGTGCTTGACAGTAAATCCAAGACTAAGGATTAGTGCAGAGGAAGCTCTTAGGCATGAATTCTTTGCCCCATGCCATGAGAGCCTCAGGAAACAGAGGATGCTTAGACAGGGGCTCAGGTTGGAGTCGGGAGATTCTCGAAGTGGCCATCTTGAACATGCAAATAGTCAAGTCTCATTAGACCTATGA